A region of the Hydra vulgaris chromosome 12, alternate assembly HydraT2T_AEP genome:
TGCAGTGCTTGGaactattttataactattttataactgcttaaaaaatattttatattttataactgctTAAAAAACTGTGTCTTTTGGCTTAACTATAAATTCAATTCCAAATTTGATCAAATTCGAAACTCAAATTTGAATTTCaaatgatttcaaatttttatccAATTAATCAGAATTCAAGATTCAAAATCGAATTCAAATTCATatctcaaatttgaaaaaatttgaaatcgaATTTGACCCCAAATGATCAAACTTTTTCGAATCGAATTCAAAATTCGTCCGAGCTTAGTAAGCTTTTATTgctaattagttacttttatacgtaaaagtgattttttgttatgatgtagttttattttacttcgtaaagtgttatgttttttaagtattatatttatgtaagtttacttcattaataactgttttttacatataaaaagtaaataacatttcgatgtaatttttttacaaaattataatataaattactttttaaagtaatttactttacaCGACATaccattaaaagtaagttacatttacaagtaaaaataaaaatacaaataaattttacttgtaaaagtaaattactttttaacgtgacagttactcatttaaaaaacttaattgaagtaattaagttttacattttatataatttatgtaaaaaaaagcaacgaattacttttaaatgtaagtaaattatatattgttatatgaattatgtaaagtaatttacgCTCAAAAGTAATTCgcatttttacatcaaaataagtaaaagtgcCATCTCTAATCAGTTGCATTAGgttgccaaaaaaaataataataataacaagtttttttaaaaacaacggCTTCTTTTTTTGCAACTATATAATTGCCCAAAAGAgaccaggttttttttttttttgcaacataacTAAAGTTGCAACTTAAGATCAGTTTCTGATCATCCGTTTTATTACAAGAACGGGATAgggaaaagaaaaataattacgtGAGCatgtctacttttttttataaatttggtaTGAGTTTAgcataaactaatttttttaaaacaaagtgtTTTAGTGTGCTTAAATTAAATggtttatttagttattaaaatatagaaaactaCTCGTTGtttcttgaaaatattattttccatattcataattatgaaaaacaattataaaatattttctaccAGAAAAATCctcaaaacatatattaaaaatgtcaaatcgTTTTGTTAAAAACCAGCTTTCTACAAAACccctttttaaattaaaaattatcaaaaaatacaacctgattataattgttttattttaatttacttgtaATATTTGGTAACATAAGGTGCTGTTGGAGCATCGGTTAACACGTTTCGATTTAACTCTATCATCCTACCGAAAACCTTAGTAAATTCTTTTACCCACAATGCATTGTCGTGTGCAAATTGAAGAGCGTGTCGATGAGCAAACGAATGTTGACAAGGATTTGTTTTGGAAGTTGGAGTGCAAGATACCGCTCCGTTTTCATCAATCGGCGTGATAATCCATGAGTTCGCCATATCTGAATTCAAAAGCAACGTTGTCCTTTCAGACTCAGGCAGTTTATCATTTGGTATTGGGTGACTTGGTAGCTGCCACTGTCTTCTTGTTCCATTGATGGTTACTTGTATCCGCGGTACAATATCTATAAACATTCTATAATAAGCATTGTCAAGAACACTTGTTGGAGCTAACGTGTTTGGACCCTGAGTAACTGTCGAaaatgtttcatcaacaaaagCTCCTTCAAAACCAGTGTTTTCCAACTCGCATCTTCCTAAAGTGTGTGCTCCTAAAAGGGCTACGGCTTCTCTAACGTTAAAGTCAAATtcgtctttaaaaaatttaaaagttttttgcgTACCGTCGGTGCCAAGTGGCGGTTTAACGCTTTGAACTTGATTAGGAGAGGTTTCACAATCTTCTCTGCCAACCTTAAAGTACTTTAATCCTAAGTATTTTACTGGAGCGTCAACAGTCGACCTAGTTAGGGCAACCACAGCGGCTAGAGCGTAGAAGTCTGCTCTGgaaatttttcctttataaGATAAATCGTATAAAGAATCAAGACGATCACTTGTATCTTTTAAGCCTGCATTTCCCCTGTTTGTATGATCGATGCATCCATCACAATTGTTTTTGCCAATACAATCGTGAAAAGCTAAACGAACGCATCCAGCAATCATTGGTAAGTCTCTGTTTACCTTAACAGACTCGATTAAAGTTAAAAGATCGGTTTTCGCTTTTTCGAAATCTTCAAATGTCGGTATAATTTGAAT
Encoded here:
- the LOC124808093 gene encoding putative ascorbate peroxidase isoform X2, which encodes MLISTGFWCVMLLLTYIETIQIIPTFEDFEKAKTDLLTLIESVKVNRDLPMIAGCVRLAFHDCIGKNNCDGCIDHTNRGNAGLKDTSDRLDSLYDLSYKGKISRADFYALAAVVALTRSTVDAPVKYLGLKYFKVGREDCETSPNQVQSVKPPLGTDGTQKTFKFFKDEFDFNVREAVALLGAHTLGRCELENTGFEGAFVDETFSTVTQGPNTLAPTSVLDNAYYRMFIDIVPRIQVTINGTRRQWQLPSHPIPNDKLPESERTTLLLNSDMANSWIITPIDENGAVSCTPTSKTNPCQHSFAHRHALQFAHDNALWVKEFTKVFGRMIELNRNVLTDAPTAPYVTKYYK